In Arachis hypogaea cultivar Tifrunner chromosome 17, arahy.Tifrunner.gnm2.J5K5, whole genome shotgun sequence, a single window of DNA contains:
- the LOC112763337 gene encoding uncharacterized protein, whose translation MRFTGFGSVRKTLTWHPHHSAPHPLSPLQWNNFRNEKLERERCRKKRSPPAATTSPLLSYSAAVQPHPAVLPWSPLLLQGKGRGPKLHVRGRRVDAVRRAASLELAVELLRSVVLSIEPELASPSFIRVLPPPLQGSVIAADVAERRRATTTRSCVPRRCRHRSTATTARVPPPSFQCCRSCPLFPSSFCLASPALKSASTTVKLCWSWCCFWRFGVEPCPVLSLLMVLAAAGASAAIKAAWIRNIGFTAFKFFNYD comes from the exons ATGCGATTCACGGGGTTTGGGAGCGttagaa AAACCCTAACCTGGCACCCTCACCACAGCGCACCCCACCCCCTTTCACCCCTTCAGTGGAACAATTTCAGAAACgagaaattagagagagagagatgcaGGAAGAAGAGAAGCCCGCCAGCTGCCACCACGTCGCCATTACTGAGCTACAGCGCCGCCGTCCAGCCTCATCCCGCCGTGTTACCATGGTCACCGTTGCTGTTGCAAGGAAAGGGGAGAGGGCCGAAGCTGCACGTCCGAGGGAGAAGGGTGGATGCTGTTCGCCGTGCCGCCTCCCTGGAGCTCGCCGTCGAGCTGCTTCGCAGCGTCGTCCTGTCCATAGAGCCAGAGCTCGCGTCGCCGTCGTTCATTCGCGTTCTGCCGCCGCCGCTTCAAGGGTCTGTCATCGCTGCTGACGTCGCCGAAAGGAGGAGAGCGACCACCACGAGGAGCTGTGTTCCACGCCGTTGTCGCCATCGATCCACGGCCACCACCGCGAGGGTTCCGCCGCCGTCGTTCCAATGCTGCCGTTCATGCCCTCTGTTCCCTTCGTCGTTCTGTCTAGCATCACCAGCACTGAAGTCAGCTTCTACCACCGTCAAGCTTTGTTGGAGCTGGTGTTGTTTTTGGAGGTTTGGAGTGGAGCCTTGCCCAGTTCTGTCTTTGCTCATGGTTCTCGCAGCTGCCGGAGCCTCCGCCGCCATCAAAGCTGCGTGGATTCGTAATATTGGGTTTACCGCATTTAAATTCTTCAATTACGACTAA